The sequence CGTTGCACCCGGCGCGTGCCTCGCTCGTATCTATGGGACCCATACCGACCGGATGGACGCCACGGCCGCATCCATCCGTGAAGCCTTCACCTTCGGTCCCGAGGCCCCCGAGCCCTCCAACGTCCTCATGGCTCGCTACAGCGACGATGGGTGGACATCCGTGGCGTAAGACCGCCCGTGCAGCGCATCTGGCAGACGGAACCGCCTGCCTGTAACATTTGCACCGTTGCAGGCGTACTGTGAACCGATAGTGAGCCCTCTTAGGCTCTCGCGCGACCCGCGTTCACTCGATCTCCTGCTTGTTATGTCTGTTTGGTCTCGCTTCACCCGCTTCGTCAAGTCTATCTTTGGGGGGGCCGTCTCGGCGATGGAAAACCCCCGCCTGATCCTTGAGCAAAACATCCGGGAGCTCAACGACCAGGTCCCGCAGATGAACGAAAACATCGCCACGGTAAAAGCCAACATGATCATGCTGCGCAAGGAGCATGACAAGATTGAGGAGAACGTCCAGAAGCTGACGAGCCGCGTGCAGGCGGCCATTCAGCAAGACCGCGACGACATCGCCACCGAGTATGCGGTGCGCCTGGAAAAGGAACGCGAGAGCCTCGCGAGCACCAAAAAACAATTCGAAAACGCCCGGCGCGCTTACGACAAAGCACTGGAGGTGAAGAAGGCCTTCATGCGCGAGAAAGAGCGCAAGATCCAGGAAGCCAAAGAAGCGCTCCGCGCCCACGAGCGGGCCAAGTGGCAAGCCGAAATTGCCGATACGCTGGAGCAGTTTGAAGTGGGCGGCATGGACCAGACCCACGACGAGATGATCCAGCAGCTCGATGAGCAGACCGCCAAGAACGAGGCGCGCATGGAGCTCGCCCTCGACTCGATGGATACCGAGCGCATGCAAATTGAGGAGGACGCCGAAAAGTTGCGCGCACAAGAAGTAGTTAAGCAGATGCGCAACGAAATGGGGCTGGGTAACGGCAAACAAGCAACCGAAGACACGGCCGCTGCGGACCGCCTGGAGCTCCCGGACGAGAAAGAATCGGCCGACGAGGTCAAGACCATTGGCAAAAACCGCACGTCCGCAGAGTAGCACGCTGCCTCGCCCTACGTACCGTTGCCTTTGCGCGCCATGACCAACGAAGAGTTTGAGCGAATCAAAGCCGCCGAGAAGGAAAAACTACGTGCGCAACGCCGACTGCGCGCGTTGCAAACAAACGCCCGAGCGTCGCATCGCGTGCAGCAGGCCTTGGCGCAGATGACCACGCGGGCGGCGGGCCTCCTTCGCGAAAGCGCAGCGCTCACCGAACGCCTCGCCGAGCAGATTGCCCGCGGCGAGGCCCGCCTTGAAGTGGCCCTCGATGCTGCTTCAGATGCCGCCGCGGATGCCCACCACGAAAAGGAGCAGCGCCGCGCCCGGGCCGAAGCGCTCGTCCGGCAATTCAAAGCCCAACAGATGGCCCACTCCGGCGGCGCCCCGTCGTCGACGGAAAAAACCATGGGGCCACCGGCCGACCGCCCCGATGCCCCGGCCTCTACAGCAGACGAACCATCCGTTCAGAAGACCATCGGACGCATCGATGCGTCCGACGCGTAACCCTTCGGGCCTGTCGTTCGTCTTATGGGTAGACGCACTTTTGACTTGCGATGGACGGTCTATGACATCCGCTGAAATTAATTACACCCGGGCGGCCTTTCTCCACCAGTGGAACCTCGTGTTTCTTACCGCTGCGGCAGCCCTCGCCATCGGCATCAGCATGGTGCCCGGCGCGCCGCCCTGGCTGTTTGAGGTGATTCTCTTTCTGGCGACCGGTGGCGAGCTCCTGTACCTGGGCGTCATGCCACGCAATGCCCGCTTCAAGCGGCACATCCGGTCGCAACAAGCCGCGGAAGCCCGCAAGCCGCCGTCTCAAAAAGAACTCTTCCGCCAGCTGACGCGCCACAGCCAGCGGCGCTACGCGCGGTTGCGCAAGCTCCGCACGGAAATCGCGACGAACTACCGCGACCTCAGCTACGCGGCGCAGGGGATGCTTGACAACCATCTCAAGAAGCTCGACGACCTGCTGTCGTCGTACCTGGAGATGCTGCATCAGCGCGAACGCTATCGCCGCTACATGGACGCCTCGCGCGATGCCGACATCGACCGCACGATCGCAACCCTGAAAGATGAAATCGCAGACGCCTCCGAGCGGGTGCAGGCCGTAAAGAAGCGCCGCCTGCACATCCTCCAGCGGCGCCGCGACCGCCTCACACGGGGCCACGAAAACCTGGAAATTATCGGGGCCCAGCTGGGCACCATCGAGGACGTATTCAAGTACATCCACGAGCAATCGTGGACCCTTCAGGATCCCGAGGCGATCTCCTTCCAGCTCGACCAGCTCATGGAGGAAGTGGAAGAGACCCAGCAGTCCGTGCGTCAGATTGAAGACGTCTTTTCGGGTGGTGCCGGCTTGGAAGACGTCGACGACCTGATGGACCTGGACGAGCCGCTGGAGGATGCCGCCTCGTCGTCCGCCTCAACATCTGCGTCGCGTTCGCGCTCGGCGTGAACGGTTACGTAGCCGAGCGCGCGCCGCGGGAGCCATCCCACCCGGTTGCGGGCCCATTCGACCTGCGCCCACGCGCTGTCGGCCTGCAACACCCGCACGACGGTGCCCTCCGAGACGGAAGTGTCAGCAGCGGCCTGCGTCTGCGCAGCCGACCGTAGCGGAACGTTAGCATCCAGCACAATGGCGGTATGAACCTGCGATTGGGCGTAGGACAGCCCCAGGCTGCTCACACATACGAGTGCGCCAACGAGAGCCGTTACAGCGCCGCCGTAGCGCCCAAGGGATGCCGGCGGGCGCCACAGTCCCCACGCGCCGCCCGCGCAACCAAGCACGAGGCCGCCCGCAAACAGCCACACCAGCGGCCACGCCATCGTTGCCCGGTACCACGCAGGCAACGGCGCACGAAAGACTGTAGAACGCGGCAGCCGCGCATGCACCACCGACTGGTTGTGGCGGAGGCCGTCGGTGGGGCCCAGCAGGGCCTCGGCCCGGGCGTACGCCCACAACGCTTCGCCGGGCTCCTGCAGTTGCGCGTACGCATTGCCCAGGTTGTGGTACAACGCCCCGTGCGCGCGTCCACTCCGCACCGCTTGCTGGTAGGCAGCCACGGCCTCCGCGTAGTGCCCGCGGGCATAGGCCGCGTTGCCGGCGGCAAAGAGCGAATCGGCCGGCGGACCCGTCATGCTACCAATGAGGAGAAGAACAAGGAGCATGTCAGTCTGCGGGCGCGCGGTGTGAGAGTGTAGCGAGGAGCGCTTCGGCGCGGGCAAGTACTGCAGACGCCTCCGCGGATCCGCCGTTCTGCGGGGCATACGACAGGCGCTCGCAGGCCGCAAGCAGTTCCACCACGGCCTGCCGCTGCGTGTCGGGCATATCGTGGCGCGCCATCAGGGTGCGCAGCTGATCGTGGGTCCGCCCGCGGGTGGGCTGCCCGGTGCGCGCCTGCAGCGCGACGCGAAGCGCCTGTTCCACCTGGTGGGCCGCACGCGCCGGATCGTCTGCACGAGAAGCGCGGGCCGCGTTGAGCAGCGCATCGGCCGAGGCCCGCTCCTGTACAGGCGTACCGTCCCCACGGGCCTGCTGGCGCTGATACACCCACCGGCCGGTAGCCCCAAGCAGGGGAAGCAGCAGCGCCGCGTACGGCCATAGCTGGCGGTGCAGCGGCGCGCGGGCCGTGCCGCGCACGGTGTGCAGCAGCGGCGTCACGTCGTTGAGCGGGCGCGCCGGGGACTGTTCTGCAAAGGCGTTGGCCTGCGGCTGCACATGCAACCGCACCGCATCGGACGTACGCACCACGTATGTCGCACGCGCCGGGTCGAAGTACGCAAACCGCACCGGCGGCAGCCTCAAGGCGCCTCCTTCTTGCGGGACCACGGTAAAGGTGAAACGCTTCATGCCCCGCAGCGACGTGCTATCGCGCACAATGTCGGTGGTCACCTCGGGTGCATACACCGTGGCGGTAGGCGGAGCCTCCACCCGCGGCGCGCGAATCATCGGGAGGTTGCCGCGCCCTGCGATCGTTACGCGCACCTGCACCGCCTCTCCCAGCACGAGCGAGTCGACGGTGGGCGTAACGCGCAGCTTGAAGGTGCCCACAGCCCCCGAAAACGCCGCCGGCGCCCCCGGCGGGCGCGCGATCGCCGTCACCGTGTGCGCATCGGAGCTGAGCGCCACCGTCTCGTAAGGATCGGCCGGCGCAAGCAGCGGATCGCCGGAATAGGCACCCGTCGCGTATGCTTCTGTCCGGATCTGTAACGGCTCAATACGCAGCGCCCCGGGGTGCAGCGGAAAGAGCGCCGCGCGCTTCAGCATGATGCGCTTGTAGGCACGCCCCCGCAGGAACACCGTGGGCAGCGAGCGCGGCAGCATATCGACATCTAACGGCTCCTGCCAAAATCCCGGCGCGCTCCACGCACGAGCCATCCGGCTGCGCCGCATCCGCACGTCCGGACGAAAATACAGCCAGTAGGTTAGGGTGAGTTGCTCGCCCACGTAAACGGTTGAGTCACTCAGGGCCGCTTGTATGAACAGGTCGTCGGTACTTAAGCGGGAAGACGGATCAGGCGCGGGCCGCTGCGCGCGCGGTGCACGCCAGGCCGGCGCTTGCCCGCTGGGCACCACGCGCACACGAATCGGCTGGGTGGTGTACGACTGGCCGTTTACGGAGAGGGTGAGCGGGCGAAACCGTAACTGCCCCACGCGAAGGGGCTGATACGTCCACGTGAAGGTAACGACACGCTTCATCGTCCCGCTGTTAAACGAGACCTCCTGCCGACGGCTCGGCGTGCGCTGCGTAAGCACGGCGTTGGTGGTAGCCGGCGGCTGCGGCGTTTGAATCGCCTGCGACGGCGGGGTCTCAATGCGCAGGGTGTACTGCACGGTGCCCGCTGCGGAAGCCACCGTAGGCCGCGCTTCTGCACGGACCGTCACTGCCTGCGCCCGGACGCTGAGGGGCGCCAGGGCCAGCCAAAGCCCCCACAGCAGTCCCCACCCGATGTGTTGCATGCCCATGCGCATGGCGTTACCAATCTTTCGTAGGTGGCGAGGCCCCCGACGCCCGCTGGCTCACCGCGCGCATCAGCTGCTGCTCGGCGTTTGCCATGGCGTTCAGAATGCGACGGGCTTCGGCAGCCGTAAGCGGCATCCGGGCGGCAGCGGTTCCATCAACGTCGGCCACGCCCGTTGCTGCGCGACGTGCAGCGCCTTCATCCTGCGTATCGGACGTGCGCTGCGACGATCGTTCGCCTGCCATGCGGGCTTGTGATCCGCGGGGGGCCCCCTGACGTCCACGCCCTGCCTCGGTGGGCGGTTGCGGAGCACCGCCCTGTGCCGCCGAGGTGTTCGCGCGGCCGCCGCTTTGTTGCGCGGGCCCCGAGCGGCCCTGTTGAGGCTGCTGCTTGGGGGGGCGCTTCTTTTCAAGTTGCCGCTGAAGCGCCTGCAAGCGTGGATGATTGGGGGCCAGCGCCAACCCACGCGCTACCGCGGCCCGTGCTTCGTCCATCCGCTGATGCACGTAATGGCCTGCGGCCTCGTGGTAGTACCGCAGCGCCTCGGGGGCCGCTTGGGCCCGTGCGCAGTGGACTCCCCCCGCCCAATAGCCGATGCCCATCAACAAAGCCAGTAGGAACAGACGCGTCATGGATGCCGCACGTTTATTTCCACAATGTCTTGCACCCGCCGCATGAAGTCGCCATACGCGCGCACCGTTGAGTCTTGACGGAGGCCCTCGCTGAGCAGCGCGTACGCCGCGTCGTACTGCTGGCGCGCCACGAGGCGATCGGCTTGCTGCTTTAACTGGCGTGCGTATGCCGAGGGTTCGATGGCCGACGCGGGCGTCCGGCGTTGCTTCTGACGGCGGGCCAGTTCTTGCTTGAGCACTTCGTAGTTATGCCGCGCCGCGTCCATGGTGGGCATGCGCAGGAGGGCCTGGCGATACAGCCGAAGCGCGGTTTGCAGCGCGCCCATCGTGACGGATGTGTTGCCGGCGTTGTAGTACGCCCGGGCGGCTTCGGCATCGGAGGCCGCGGCCCGCGCGCCCGCCCGAAACGCCTGCAGCGCCTCCCGGTGCTTCTGCTGCTGATGCAAGGCCAGGCCCAGGTTGTGCTGGAGCGCCGCATACACCGCGCCCGTCGTGTCGTCGGTTGCACGCAAACCCGCCCGGTAGGCCGCCTCGGCTGCCGCATAGTTCTGCTGTGCGTACCGCGCATTGCCCGTGCGCCCGTCAGAGGCACCGCTTAGCATGCCCAGCAGTGCAAGCATCCATGCCAGACGCAGGCTCATGGCAATCTATCCTTTGTAGAGGGGCAACGTCGCGTTTTGCTACGCGAGATTGCCCCTGCCGGTTCAGGACGGCATGGAAGAGCGTATCCGGCGCGTTGCCTCAGTTCACAACAGCAACCTTGAAGGTGCGCTGAAACACATCGCTGGAGACGCGCACGAAGTAGACGCCGCTGCCCCATCCGCCCACAGGAATATCAACAGACTCCGGCGTCTGGCGCCCGAAGTCGCGCGTGGCCTCGTACACCCGCTGGCCCAGTGTATTGTACACCACAATATTGCCCTGCTGTGCGGTACGCGTGGTTACGTTGAAGTGGATTCGCTGGCTGGTCGGGTTCGGATACACGTCGGTGATGGCCACGTCGCCCGAGAACTCGACGTTGGCACTTGCTTCCTGTTGCAAGGTGTACGTCGTTCCGCTGACCTCGTCGATCATGCGCACGCGCACCGTGTACCGTCCCGGAAACAGGTTCTCAAGGGTTGCTTGCGTTTCAGTTGTCGTTCGGATCGTCTGGAAGGGACGTGTGAGGCCCGATCGGTACGACACCTCATACACGTAATCGCGCAGATCCGTCCCCGGCGGCACGCTCCAATTGGCTGTTAGACGCCCGCGGTTCAACGGATCGTCGGTGCTGGCCTCAGCTGCTACCTCAAAGGTGGTCAGCTGGAACGTCACCGACGGCTCTGTTGAGCTGCTACCCTCGGTGCCGTCGCTCCGCTTCCACCGCAGGCGGAAGGTGTGCTGGCCCAGCCCCAGGTCTTCGATTGTGGTTTGCAATGTGCCGCCAGCCGTGTTCGAGCCATCAATGACCTTCACTTGCCGGTAGGCTTCATCGAAGTAGCGCACATCCACGTAGTATTCCTGAATTTGGGCGTTGTCTCCCACTTCCCACGAAAGCGTCGCGTCGCCTTCTGCCGGGGCCGAGGCAAGCGCGAGGTTAAACACCTCCGGATTGAAGCGCAGCCATCCAATCGACTCCATCAGCGCCGCGGAAAGGCCCGGATCGCGAATGGCCTGTCCGGCCGGAAGGGCCGGCTTCATGAGCGTTGTGATAAACGTCTGCTGATCCCAGTGCGAGTAGCTCGACCCACCGCTCCAGCTACTTGGCGTGTAGAGTTTGGCCGGGGCCCCCACCTCGGCATTTACCGGCGTGTCGTTGAAGTAGATGCCGCCCGCTCCACCACTGGGCGCGCCGCCGGTGAACAAGTTGCCCAGCTCCTGCGACGGATTCGCGTACGAAAGCATCGGGCTGCCCGGCCCGTCTTCTACAAACAGGTCGTAGATCACCGGAAACAGGTCGCCGTTGCTCGATTGCAAGCCGTAACAACCCGCGTCGGCTTGGCCGCATCCGTCTTGCCCGTAGCTGCCCGAGCCGGTAAACCCAAGCCCATGGCCGATTTCATGCAGGATGACGGTCTCAAAGTCCAGCTCGTTGGGCTGCAAACCGTTCGGGTCTTCGTCAAAGTACCAGTCGTTACGGCTGGCGCTAAAGAGGGCAAAAATCTCTGGGTCTTGTCCGTTGAGGTCTTCTCCAGCAAGCGCATTGGCAAGCCCGATGGGATACCACGTTTCTTGTTGGGGCGCACCCTGGAAGTTCGCAAAGTACGTAAACGGCCCCGCAGCGCCCAATACATTGGCGCCTAACTGCGACGTCCAGCATGCGCGCACGGTAAGCGGCACCTCTGTATCGATCGTTTGGGCCCACGTGGTCGTCGCCCGCTGAAAGGCAATTTGCGCTTCTGCGGGCCAGCTATCGCAGCTGTATTGTCCGTTGAAGATCGTTTCGCCGGTGGGGACGAACTCCACGTTGATGTCCGACACCTTGGGCCGTGGTTGGCGCTCGGGACGCGGCACGATCACCTTCCCTTGAAAGGGAGCCGGCGGCAGCACATGCGGAAGGTCGCCCGTTGTACCGTCGCGCCGCTCTTGGGCGTGCACCGCAGGGACAAGGCTTACGAAAAGAAACAGCAGTACGCCGACAAATGAAAGGAGACGTTGCATTGCTCAGACATCAACTGCGAAGAAGATCGATTGTGCGTGTACAGCGCACACGCCTTTCCGAATTTAACAAAGGGCGAAGGAAAATGCAGGGCTAAAACCGCTTTCACAATTGTTTACACCTGATTCACATTCGGTGCGAGCGCGAGCGCCGGTGGACGGTATACGAGGCCCGCTTTTAATCATCGCTTTTTGCTGCTATGCCTTCACGTACTGCGCCCGGCCCCGACCAAGAATCGGTGTGGGACTACCCGCGCCCGCCGCGTTTGGAACGCACCGACCGCCACCTGCAGGTGATATTTGACGGCGTCCTCCTTGCTGACACCACTGCGGCGTATCGCGTGCTTGAGACGAGTCACCCGCCCACCTACTATCTGCCGCCCGATGACATTGCCATGGAGCACTTGCAGCAAACCGGACAGCGAACGCTGTGCGAGTTTAAGGGCCAGGCGGTGTACTACGATGTAGCCGTCGGCGAGGCCCGCGCCGAAGCCGCCGCTTGGGCATACCCGAACCCGCGGCCGCGCTTCCAGGACATCGCGGGCTACGTTTCGTTCTACGCGCACCGCATGGACCGCTGCGTGGTGGACGGCGAAGATGTTGCCCCGCAGGAAGGGTCGTTCTATGGCGGCTGGATCACATCAGACGTTGTGGGGCCGTTTAAGGGCGGGCCCGGAACACGGGGCTGGTAGGGGCGCGTGCGGGATGCAATGGCCGTCGACACACAAGCGCCCGCCGCGCACGGAATTGTGCACAAGCGGGCGTTTGATTTGGCGGTGGGGGAGGGATTCGAACCCCCGGTACCCTAACGGGCACTCCGGTTTTCGAGACCGGTGCGTTCAGCCAGGCTCCGCCACCCCACCGTTTTGATACAGCGCCAGGCGCTGCATGCGCCAATATGTTCGTCGCTGTGTACCCTACGCCTCCCTGCGCGTTCCGCCCCCTGGCCGCATGCGTTCACAAATTCAGGATGAAGGCCCGCGCCCGTTCTGTTGATCGTACGGCTTGCCATACGTCTCGTAGGGTGATGGGCGTCGGGTCGGGGGCCGCGAAGCGATCGAGGCCCAGCCGCAGCGCCCCCGCCGCGTAGCCCGCCAAAAATCCATCGTCAAGGGCGTCGTGCAGCGCCGTTTTGATTGTCCGGCGCCCCGATCCGGTGGCCGAGTGGCCGTGCAGGTTAAGGGGTACGGTTGCCCCATCATCGTCAACGCGTGGCATAGTGGGCACCGGTTACATGCTGGACAAAGCCTCAGCACGCGCGTCGGTTGTCTCCTCAAAGAGGGTGCGCAGGAGCGCCTCGTCGGCCGCGTCAAAGGCCGTGTCGCGACGCGCCATCACGCGTTCGGCCACCGCCAGCGCCTTGGGCAGCCGGTACGTCGCAAAGCCGTGGTGCGCGCCGCCCCAGGCAAACGACGGGACGTAGCGCGGCAGAAAGTCGCCGCCAAACAGGTTGCAGCACGTACCCACGACGGTGCCCGTGTTAAACATCGTGTTGATGCCGCACTTGGAATGATCGCCCATGAACAGGCCCACAAACTGGCGCCCGGTATCTACCGGCGCGCGGGCGGCCGGGTCGTAAGCACGTACGGTGCCGTAGTCGTTTTTCAGATTGGAGGTGTTGGTGTCGGCCCCAAGGTTGCACCATTGCCCCAGGTATGCGTGCCCCAGGAAACCGGCGTGGCCTTTGTTGCTGAGGCACTGAATGATTGAATCGTGCACCTCGCCGCCCACCTTGCTCCAGTACCCGAAGGCCGCGTTTTCAATGTCGGCCTGCGGCTTGATCTGGCACTGCGGCCCCACGTACGCCGGCCCGCGCAGCAGCGCGTGGGCCTGAATGGTGGCGTTTTGGCCGATGTAGAGCGGCCCGCCGCTGGCATCGAGGATGGCACCGGGATGCACCGTCGCGCCGGGCGCGAGGTAGATGGCCTCGGGCCGCACGCCCACCGCGCTGGGATGCACCGTGGTGTTGGCGCGCTCGTGGATCGACTCCAGGATGTTGTACGGCCCGGTGCGCGCTTCAAAATCGCGGTGGAGCGCCGGGCGCAGCGTATCCAGCAAGTCCCACGGATGGGTGACGAGCGTCGCGCCGTCCACAAACGTGGGGGGCAGGCGATCGACCACGTCGGGTCCCAGGGCCTCGCGCTCCAGCACGTCGTCGGGCAGGCGTGCAGCGGCATCGGGGCACCACGCGGCCACCAGCACATCGTCTTGCAGGAAGGCCGCCGGCTCGGGCGATTGCGTGGCGCGCCGCACTTGTTGCAACAGCGGCCCTTCTTCGGCCACCCAGCGGCCGTTGACGAACAGCACATCGGCGCCGCCGGGCACAGCCGTGAAGGCCTCGGGATGCGCGCGCCGCGTGACGCCGCGCACCAGCGACCGGGCGTGTACGGCCGTGCCCCGCCCCTCAAACGCCTCCAGCGCCGTCTCGGCCAGGGTGCGGCCGCCCAGCCGCAGGTCGTACGCGGCCCGCGTGTTGACGAGCGGGCGCAGGTGCGGCACATGCGCATCCTCAAACAGACAGCAGATCATAAGCAGGCAGCAGCATCGATGTCCTGAAAAGCGGCGACGTAGCAGATGCAGCATACCCAAGCCGTGCCGAAGAATCCAGCCCGCCGGGCACAGCGCGGCCTGCGGTTAGTCGAGCCACACGTAATCGAAGAGGAGCGTGGCGGCCGAGAGCGTGGCCCCCGCAAAGCCCACGAGCGTGAGCAGCTCGTCTTGCGCGCTGTTCCACCCCAGCCCCAGAAAGGCGCTGCGCGTAGCGGCCACGCCCGACAGCAGCAGCGGCACGAGCACCGGCAGCAGGAGCACGGGCAAGAGCGGGCCCCGGCGCGCCGCCCGCGCAATGAGCGCCGCCAGCAAGGTCGTAGCCCCCGACAGCCCCAGCGCGCCCAGCGCTAGCGTTACAGCCAGCAAGCCCACGTCCTGCACCGTCACATCAAAAAAGAGCACAAAGAGGCCGGTGGAAAGCACCGTGAGGCCGGCCACCAAAAGCAACGTAAACAGCAGTTTGCCCGCAAACACCATGCTGCCCCGGGTGTTGAGCTGCAGAAGCAGCGTCGTGCCGCCTTCCTCCTCGGCCACAAACGAGCGCCCCAGCCCCACCGACGCCGAGAACAAGATGACAACCCACAGCAGCGCCGCCTCGACGCGCGCACTGAGGTCCGTGGGGCCCACGCCAAAAAGCAGCAGCAGCAACGTAGCGCTCACAAACATGCCCAGCATGTTCAGGGCGTAGCGATTGCGGAGCTCCACCCGCATATCTTTCCGAAAAACGGCCCACGCGCCGCGCCACCATGCCTGCATAAGCGCCTGTTACTCGTCGATGAGATGCGAGACGACGTTGATTTCGCTGGTGAGCGTGCGGTGCACCGGGCACTTGTTTGCAATCTCCAGCAGGCGCCCGCGTTGCTCGGCATCCAATGCGCCTTCCACCTGAATGGAGCGCGTGAGCCGGTCGATCTTGCCTTCCTCGGTCGCACACTCCTCACAATCCTCGGCGTGAATCTTTTCGTGCGTCACCGCCACCACGGCTTCCTCCAGCGGCCAGTCCTTGCGATCGGCATACATGCGCAGCGTCATGGACGTGCACGTGCCCAGCGCGGCCGCCAGCAGGTCGTACGGCGTGGGGCCGGTATCGGTGCCGCCCACGGATTCCGGCTCGTCGGCCGTGAATCGATGCGCGCCGGCGACTACATCGGTGCGGAAGCCCTCGGCCGGGGTGCGAGCCACGATGTGGGTGCCGTGAGACGCGGCGTCCTCGCCGTCACGATCCGACGTAGACGTGTCGATGTGGCGCGCGCCCCAGGCGGAAAGCACGCGGCCCACGAACGCGGCATCGGCCGGATCGGTGAGCAGATGCGAGGCCTGATCGAGCGACACAAAACTTTTGGGATGCTTGGCCGCGTCGTAGATCATGCGGGCATTCTCGATGCCCACGGTTTGGTCGACCGGCGAATGAAAGAGCAGCAGGGGCCGGTCGAGCGTGCGCACCACGTCGTCGGTGGACTGCCGGGCGAGGTCGTCCAGAAATTTCTTCTTGATGGTGAACGGGCGGCCCGCGAGGGTCACTTCCGCTGCGCCCTCTGCCGCGATGGTGTCCAATTCCTCCGTGAGCAGGTGTTTGATGTGCTCCGGATCGTAGGGCGCGCCAATAGTGGCCACCGCCTCAACGCTCGGAATCTGGTGTGCCGCGCGCAGCACCGCCGCGCCCCCCAGCGAGTGGCCAATGAGCAACTGCGGCGCCGCGTAGGCATCCGCGAGGAAGTCGGCCGCCGCCACGAGGTCTTCGATGTTGGACGAGAATGTGGTGTCGGCAAAGTCGCCCGCGCTCTCGCCCAGGCCCGTAAAGTCGAACCGCAGCACGGCGAAGCCCTCCTCCACGAGCGTCCGGCTGATGGCGCCAACGGCCTTCAGGTCTTTCGAGCAGGTGAAGCAGTGCGCAAAGAGCACCACCGCGCGGGGCGGCGCGGGCGGCCGGTCGAAGCGGGCGGCGAGGGACGTACCATCGGCGTTTGGAAACGTGACTTTCTCAAAGAGCATAGGTCAGTTGAGATTGTAGATGCGGCGGGCATTGGCAGTCGTTACACGGGCCACGGTGTCGAGCGGTACATCTTTTAGCGCGGCCACGTGCTCCGCTACGTGTCGCACAAAGGCCGGTTCGTTACGCTGCCCGCGCTTGGGCTCGGGGGCCAGGTAGGGCGCATCGGTTTCCAGCACCAGATGCTCCAGCGGGATTTCACGCACATGGGCGCCCACGTCGCTGTTGGAGAAGGTGGCAATGCCGCCAATGCCCAGCATGAACCCCAGATCTGTGGCGCGCGCGGCCACATCGGGCGGATCTACAAAACAGTGCAGGATGCCACGCAGGCGCTCGGGATGGGCGTGCGCGGCGCGCTCTTCTTCCAGCAGGCGCAGCACATCGGCGGTGGCCTCGCGGTTGTGGATGATGAGCGGGAGGTCGGCCGTCATGGCCAGGCGGATGTGGCGGCGAAAGAACTTGTGTTGCCGGTCATCGAACGAGCGGTCCCAGTAGTAGTCGAGGCCGCTCTCGCCCACCGCCACCACATGCGGGTCGTCGCACCACGCGCGCACCGCCGCAAAATCGTCGTCGGTGGCGGTTTCGGTTTCCGACGGGTGAAGCGCGGCCATCGCGTAGAGGCCCTCGTGGGCCCGCGACAGCTCCACCGCCTGCTCGATAGATGGCACGTCAATGGCGGGCTGCACGATGGTGTGCACCCCGGCCGCCCGGGCGCGTTCGAGCACCGCCGCGCGGTCGTCGTCGAAGCGATCGAGGTAAACGTGCGCGTGGGTATCGATGAGCATAGCCGAAAAATGCGTGGACAAGGGCCGTGACGTTTGGAAAATGGCAC comes from Salisaeta longa DSM 21114 and encodes:
- a CDS encoding PspA/IM30 family protein; protein product: MSVWSRFTRFVKSIFGGAVSAMENPRLILEQNIRELNDQVPQMNENIATVKANMIMLRKEHDKIEENVQKLTSRVQAAIQQDRDDIATEYAVRLEKERESLASTKKQFENARRAYDKALEVKKAFMREKERKIQEAKEALRAHERAKWQAEIADTLEQFEVGGMDQTHDEMIQQLDEQTAKNEARMELALDSMDTERMQIEEDAEKLRAQEVVKQMRNEMGLGNGKQATEDTAAADRLELPDEKESADEVKTIGKNRTSAE
- a CDS encoding T9SS type A sorting domain-containing protein encodes the protein MQRLLSFVGVLLFLFVSLVPAVHAQERRDGTTGDLPHVLPPAPFQGKVIVPRPERQPRPKVSDINVEFVPTGETIFNGQYSCDSWPAEAQIAFQRATTTWAQTIDTEVPLTVRACWTSQLGANVLGAAGPFTYFANFQGAPQQETWYPIGLANALAGEDLNGQDPEIFALFSASRNDWYFDEDPNGLQPNELDFETVILHEIGHGLGFTGSGSYGQDGCGQADAGCYGLQSSNGDLFPVIYDLFVEDGPGSPMLSYANPSQELGNLFTGGAPSGGAGGIYFNDTPVNAEVGAPAKLYTPSSWSGGSSYSHWDQQTFITTLMKPALPAGQAIRDPGLSAALMESIGWLRFNPEVFNLALASAPAEGDATLSWEVGDNAQIQEYYVDVRYFDEAYRQVKVIDGSNTAGGTLQTTIEDLGLGQHTFRLRWKRSDGTEGSSSTEPSVTFQLTTFEVAAEASTDDPLNRGRLTANWSVPPGTDLRDYVYEVSYRSGLTRPFQTIRTTTETQATLENLFPGRYTVRVRMIDEVSGTTYTLQQEASANVEFSGDVAITDVYPNPTSQRIHFNVTTRTAQQGNIVVYNTLGQRVYEATRDFGRQTPESVDIPVGGWGSGVYFVRVSSDVFQRTFKVAVVN
- a CDS encoding BatD family protein produces the protein MGMQHIGWGLLWGLWLALAPLSVRAQAVTVRAEARPTVASAAGTVQYTLRIETPPSQAIQTPQPPATTNAVLTQRTPSRRQEVSFNSGTMKRVVTFTWTYQPLRVGQLRFRPLTLSVNGQSYTTQPIRVRVVPSGQAPAWRAPRAQRPAPDPSSRLSTDDLFIQAALSDSTVYVGEQLTLTYWLYFRPDVRMRRSRMARAWSAPGFWQEPLDVDMLPRSLPTVFLRGRAYKRIMLKRAALFPLHPGALRIEPLQIRTEAYATGAYSGDPLLAPADPYETVALSSDAHTVTAIARPPGAPAAFSGAVGTFKLRVTPTVDSLVLGEAVQVRVTIAGRGNLPMIRAPRVEAPPTATVYAPEVTTDIVRDSTSLRGMKRFTFTVVPQEGGALRLPPVRFAYFDPARATYVVRTSDAVRLHVQPQANAFAEQSPARPLNDVTPLLHTVRGTARAPLHRQLWPYAALLLPLLGATGRWVYQRQQARGDGTPVQERASADALLNAARASRADDPARAAHQVEQALRVALQARTGQPTRGRTHDQLRTLMARHDMPDTQRQAVVELLAACERLSYAPQNGGSAEASAVLARAEALLATLSHRAPAD
- a CDS encoding tetratricopeptide repeat protein, translating into MSLRLAWMLALLGMLSGASDGRTGNARYAQQNYAAAEAAYRAGLRATDDTTGAVYAALQHNLGLALHQQQKHREALQAFRAGARAAASDAEAARAYYNAGNTSVTMGALQTALRLYRQALLRMPTMDAARHNYEVLKQELARRQKQRRTPASAIEPSAYARQLKQQADRLVARQQYDAAYALLSEGLRQDSTVRAYGDFMRRVQDIVEINVRHP
- a CDS encoding DUF427 domain-containing protein, with translation MPSRTAPGPDQESVWDYPRPPRLERTDRHLQVIFDGVLLADTTAAYRVLETSHPPTYYLPPDDIAMEHLQQTGQRTLCEFKGQAVYYDVAVGEARAEAAAWAYPNPRPRFQDIAGYVSFYAHRMDRCVVDGEDVAPQEGSFYGGWITSDVVGPFKGGPGTRGW